Within the Gammaproteobacteria bacterium genome, the region TGGAGGCGACACGAGATTACAGTGAGGTGTTGACATTGCGGACACTGCTCAACTGGCAGTCAGCACTCTTCACAGAACCATCAGTGCTCAATCAGGTGAACCCTGGCCAGCTGCGTGGCGATACGCCAATGCAGGTGGTGTCTGGGCGTATCGACCGCCCCGTGATCCACTTTGAAGCACCACCAAGGGCAGGGCTCGAAGAGGAAGTTGAACAGTTTCTTCATTGGTTCAATCATTCCCCCAAGAATCTTAATGCCCTGTTGCGTGCCGGTATCGCCCATCTATGGCTGGTGACTCTCCATCCGTTCGAAGACGGCAATGGCCGTGTCGCTCGTGCCGTGACAGATCGTGCCCTTGCTCAGGCGGAGCAGCAGAGCGTTCGCTTCTATTCTCTCAGTGCGGCAATCATGGCCAGGCGCAAAGAGTATTACCTGCAACTGGAGCGGGCACAGAAAGGTGGGCTGGATATCACACCCTGGCTGGAATGGTTCCTGAGTGTCCTGGAAGATGCGCTTCAACAGGGTTTGATACGCCTTGTCAGGGTAATGCAGAAAACACGTTTCTGGCGGAGTCATGCTCAGACTGTGTTGAGTGAGCGCCAGATCAAAGTTCTCAATCGACTGTTGGATTCCGCCGCAGCAGAAGGGGGCGAGGCGGAAGAATTTCCTGATGGCATCAATGCACGTAAGTACATGAGCATGGCCAAGGTGAGTAAAGCAACGGCCACAAGGGAATTAGCCGATTTATTGGAGAAGAGTTGTCTTAGAAAATTGCCTGGTGGTGGGCGTAGTACTCGCTATGAGCTGGACCTGTGAAGGTATTCTGCTCTTTAGGTCAGTTGAGATAAAAGTGAATGGTCCAAAGCGACCCATAGCGAACCTTGCAAATGGTGATGGAAATCGGCTTAGGAATGAGGTGAAACTGATGGTTGCGCGCGCTCTACCCACGCTTCGAGCAGGCAATCTCAGGCGGCTGGAGACTATCAATAAAGCTTGAAAATTTCGCGAATTTCATTGAAAATCAATGTATAATTCGGTCTTTAGGTGGTCTGGAACGATTTCTTGAGATGGTGCCGAAGAGAGGACTTGAACCTCCACGGGGTTGCCCCCACTGATACCTGAAACCAGCGCGTCTACCAATTCCGCCACCCCGGCAAGGGTTTCCGGTTAACGATTAACCAAGAGGTGCGCACTGTACCGGGAGCAGGTTTTGTTGTCAACCGGACAGGCGATTTTTTTATCGGTACAATGAGCGATTAAGTGTTCGGGCGACTCACGGGAAGATCGGAAGTCCTCGTATATGATATGATTTTTGAAACTCCAAAGACACTTTGGATGTTCTTGTTTTTAATAAAGGGTTTTTAGTTGGAAAATATCTCGTTGATTCATGTGTTCTCACAGGCTGTACTCGCGCCGGTTAAACAGGGGGCGGTAATCTAATGGTCAAACGTCCATCCCACCCCGACCAAGATCCTCACGCTGACCGCGAGGCGGAAAAATACGAAAACCCCATCCCCAGCCGCGAATTCATCATGCAGCTCCTGGAGACGCAGGGTGAGCCGCTCACCTATAAGCAGCTTGTCGACATGTTGGACTTGCACGACGAGGAAAGTCTGGAGGCGCTGCGCCGCCGCTTGAACGCCATGGAGCGTGACGGCCAGTTGGTGCGCAACCGCCGCGATGGCTATGGCCTGATAGAAAAGATGGATCTGGTGCGTGGGCGGGTCATCGGCCATCCCGACGGGTTCGGTTTTCTGGTGCCGGATGAGGGGGGGGAGGATCTTTTTCTTACGCCGCGCCAGATGGGATTCTGTATGCACGGTGACCGGGCTGTGGCGCGTATCGCCGGGGTTGACCGCCGTGGCCGCCGCGAAGGCGTGCTGATTGAAATCCTGGAGCGCAACACGCAACACGTGGTAGGGCGTTTCTACCAGCAGGAAGGGCGTGTCGGCTTCGTCACCCCCGACAATAAACGCATTACCCATGACATCCTGGTGCCTGCGGATTACCAGGGCGGCGCGCGGCGCGATCAAATCGTGGTGGTGGAGCTTATCGAGCAGCCGAGCAAACACGCCAAGCCGCTGGGACGGGTCGTTGAAATATTGGGGGATCACATGGCCCCCGGCCTGGAAATCGAGGTTGCCATCCGCGCCCACGAGATCCCCCTGGCATGGCCGGTGGCGGTGCAAAGCGAGATTGCCCATCTCACCCCGGAGGTGCCCGAGGTGGCCAAGGAGGGCCGCGAGGATTTGCGTGATGTGCCTCTGGTGACTATTGACGGCGCCGACGCGCGTGATTTTGATGATGCAGTGTATTGCGAGCGCAAAAAGTCAGGTGGCTGGCGGTTGCTGGTGGCCATCGCCGATGTCTCATCATATGTGAGTCCTCGCACCGCATTGGATGAAGAGGCGCAGGAACGTGGCACTTCTGTCTATTTCCCGCAGCGCGTAATTCCCATGCTGCCCGAAATTTTGTCCAACGGATTATGCTCTCTGAATCCCCACGTCGACCGCCTGTGCATGGTGTGCGAAATGTCTATCGATACCGATGGCGAGATCACGCGTCATCGCTTTTTTGAAGGGGTGATGCGTTCCGCCGCACGACTGACCTATGACGAAGTGGCGGCGATGCTAGCAGAGCAAGAGCCGGCACTAAGCGCAAAACATGCCGTGATACTGCCGCATCTTGTGGAGTTGCACGCGCTGTACAAAGCGTTGCTTGTCGCGCGTCAGCGGCGCGGCGCGATTGATTTTGACACCACCGAGACACGCATCGTGTTCGGTGAGGGGCGCAAGATAGAGCGCATCGAGCCACTGGTACGCAACGATGCCCACAAGATAATCGAAGAGTGCATGATCGCTGCCAATGTCGCGGCGGCGCGTTTTCTGCTCAAGCGCAAGATTCCCGCGGTATACCGTGTGCATGAATCACCAAAAGTGGAGAAGATCACTGACCTGCGAACATTCCTGGGCGAGTTTGGATTGCAGTTGCGCGGCGGCGAAGACCCCGAGGCGCAGCACTATGCCGAGCTACTCAATATCGTGCGCGGACGCCCTGACTTTCGCCTCATCCAGACGGTTATGCTGCGCTCTCTCAATCAGGCCAAGTACACCCCGGATAACGTCGGGCATTTCGGCTTGGCCCACGAGGCATACACGCATTTCACCTCACCCATTCGACGCTATCCCGATCTGCTGGTGCATCGCGCCATCCGTCATGCTCTCAAAGAAGGCAAGGTCAAAGGATTTGCCTACACTGTTGAAGACATGGAAGCCCTGGGCGAGCACTGCTCCACTGCGGAACGGCGTGCCGACGATGCCACGCGCGACGCCGTCGACTGGCTGAAGTGCGAATTCATGATGAACAAGGTGGGCGAGGAGTTCGACGGTCTCATCACTAGCGTGACGTCGTTTGGTATCTTCGTCGAGCTGAGCGATATCTATGTTGAAGGGCTGGTGCATATTACCGCGCTGAGCAATGACTACTACCACCATGACAGCGCCGGACATCGGCTGCGCGGCGAGCGCACCGGCAAGGTGTACCGGCTGGGAGATCCGGTGCGCGTGAAGGTCATGCGCGCTGATCTCGATACTAGGCGCATCGACTTTGATCTAGTTGACCAGAGCCCCGCAAAGGAAAAGGTCAAAGATAAGGACAAGGACCAGGAAGATGTAAAGCCGAAACCAAAACGCAAGAGCAGAAGGAAATCCTCGGCGAAGAAGCGGAGTTCGTAATGGCGGGCGATCAGTTGATCTACGGTCTCCATGCCGTTCAGGCAGCGTTACAACGTGACGCGGAGCATGTAACCGTTATTTTGCTGGACGCCAGCCGCAAGGATGCGCGCATGCAGGCCATCGTCGATGCGGCGGCCACGCACCACGTTGAGATTCAGCGTGTAGTGCGCAAGGAGCTTGATGCACTGGCACCAGAGGCGCGCCATCAAGGCGTGGTGGCGCGCTGCCGGGTCCGGGCAGCGTGGAAGGAGGACGATCTTGAGCGCATTCTGGATGGCCTCACCGAACCACCCTTCCTGCTGGTGCTCGATGGCGTGCAGGATCCCCACAATCTGGGCGCATGCCTGCGCACCGCCGACGCCGCTGGCGTGCATGCGGTGATCGCCCCACGTGATCGCGCCGTGGGCCTCACCCCCGTGGTGCGCAAAGTCGCCAGCGGCGCGGCGGAAGCCGTGCCCTTCATCCAAGTCACCAATCTGGCGCGCACCCTACGCATGCTTCAGGAGCGGGGCGTGTGGACGGTGGGCGCGGATGCTGCGACCGATAAAGATCTTTTTGATGTCGATCTGCGCGGTCCGCTGGCCTTGATCATGGGCGCAGAGGGGCAGGGCATGCGTCGCCTTACCAGAGAGCACTGCGATGTGCTGATCCGCATTCCCATGTGCGGCGCGGTCGAGAGTCTGAACGTCTCGGTAGCGACGGGTATTTGCCTGTTCGAGGCGCTGCGCAGACGGGCTTAGGGTTCTGAGGTGATTCCATTTCACAATATACGTAGGGTGCGTTCCACGCACCAATGATAATGGTGCGTGGAACGCACCCTACAAATAATTCTCAGCCGTCAGCAATAAATAATACGACGCGCACATTCCACGCCGCTGCGTACCGCGCCTTCCAGTGTGGCGGGATAGCCAGTATCCGTGTGGTCGCCCGCCAGCCAGCAGCCGCGCACTGATGTTGCGGCACCGGGACGCAGGATATTGATGCCGGGGCGGCAGGCGAAAGTGGCGTATTTTTCGCGGATGACCAGGCTGTGTTTCGGCCCATGTTCCGGTGTGGCCCAGTGCGGAAAGATCCGCGCCAGTTCCGATGCTACGTGCGCGCTCAATTCACTCTTACTCATCTCCATATGCGGCCCAGGGCCGCTGATGACGACCGCCATCAGGCCGGGCTGTCCGTATAGCGCGCGGTCGAAGACCCATTGTGTGGTCGAATCCAACAGGCCGATCATCGGCATATCAAGGCGTGTCTGTGGTGGATACTGTAGGTAGACAGTGCAGATTGGCTCATGGCTTATCTCTGCCAACCGCTGTGCTATGCCGTGCAGCGTGGGATGGGGTTCCATCAGCCGCTGGCAGGCATTGGGCGGGATGGCGAGTATCACATGGTCGGCGGCTATTTCATGATCATTCACGGATACGTTGCGGACAGCGTTATTCTGAACGGTTAGTTCTTTTACGCGATGGTTGAGTTTGACCGTGCCGCCATGTTGTTCGATAAAACGCCGCGCGGGCTCGGGAAATGTGTTTCCCAAATCAACGCGACTCAAGAGAAGATCGGAATCGCTGCGGCTGCGGGTAAACGCATCCTGAAGCACGCGTAAAAACACCTGCACCGATGCGTTATGCAGCGGAGTATTCAACACCGCCAGACACAGTGGTTCCCATAGGGCGCGGATCAAGGCGGGGGATTGTTTATTGTGCGACAACCATGCC harbors:
- a CDS encoding Fic family protein, which codes for MYIWQQTDWPRFRWDGAALQPRLDAVRLLQRRLLGKSEGQPEDTDRQAQMDALVQSAIRTSEIEGENLDVESVRSSVARHLGLEKAGMGPPTRQADALVELLLEATRDYSEVLTLRTLLNWQSALFTEPSVLNQVNPGQLRGDTPMQVVSGRIDRPVIHFEAPPRAGLEEEVEQFLHWFNHSPKNLNALLRAGIAHLWLVTLHPFEDGNGRVARAVTDRALAQAEQQSVRFYSLSAAIMARRKEYYLQLERAQKGGLDITPWLEWFLSVLEDALQQGLIRLVRVMQKTRFWRSHAQTVLSERQIKVLNRLLDSAAAEGGEAEEFPDGINARKYMSMAKVSKATATRELADLLEKSCLRKLPGGGRSTRYELDL
- the rnr gene encoding ribonuclease R, which codes for MVKRPSHPDQDPHADREAEKYENPIPSREFIMQLLETQGEPLTYKQLVDMLDLHDEESLEALRRRLNAMERDGQLVRNRRDGYGLIEKMDLVRGRVIGHPDGFGFLVPDEGGEDLFLTPRQMGFCMHGDRAVARIAGVDRRGRREGVLIEILERNTQHVVGRFYQQEGRVGFVTPDNKRITHDILVPADYQGGARRDQIVVVELIEQPSKHAKPLGRVVEILGDHMAPGLEIEVAIRAHEIPLAWPVAVQSEIAHLTPEVPEVAKEGREDLRDVPLVTIDGADARDFDDAVYCERKKSGGWRLLVAIADVSSYVSPRTALDEEAQERGTSVYFPQRVIPMLPEILSNGLCSLNPHVDRLCMVCEMSIDTDGEITRHRFFEGVMRSAARLTYDEVAAMLAEQEPALSAKHAVILPHLVELHALYKALLVARQRRGAIDFDTTETRIVFGEGRKIERIEPLVRNDAHKIIEECMIAANVAAARFLLKRKIPAVYRVHESPKVEKITDLRTFLGEFGLQLRGGEDPEAQHYAELLNIVRGRPDFRLIQTVMLRSLNQAKYTPDNVGHFGLAHEAYTHFTSPIRRYPDLLVHRAIRHALKEGKVKGFAYTVEDMEALGEHCSTAERRADDATRDAVDWLKCEFMMNKVGEEFDGLITSVTSFGIFVELSDIYVEGLVHITALSNDYYHHDSAGHRLRGERTGKVYRLGDPVRVKVMRADLDTRRIDFDLVDQSPAKEKVKDKDKDQEDVKPKPKRKSRRKSSAKKRSS
- the rlmB gene encoding 23S rRNA (guanosine(2251)-2'-O)-methyltransferase RlmB; protein product: MAGDQLIYGLHAVQAALQRDAEHVTVILLDASRKDARMQAIVDAAATHHVEIQRVVRKELDALAPEARHQGVVARCRVRAAWKEDDLERILDGLTEPPFLLVLDGVQDPHNLGACLRTADAAGVHAVIAPRDRAVGLTPVVRKVASGAAEAVPFIQVTNLARTLRMLQERGVWTVGADAATDKDLFDVDLRGPLALIMGAEGQGMRRLTREHCDVLIRIPMCGAVESLNVSVATGICLFEALRRRA
- the hpnE gene encoding hydroxysqualene dehydroxylase HpnE, with amino-acid sequence MHVVIVGGGWAGLAAAVELCRHGTRVTVLEAAPQLGGRARGLDYTLNGQRIDNGQHLLLGAYRETLRLLNILGIPEASVFERRPLQLIYKAVGRSDIRITCPSLPAPLHLVTALLNAEGLALAERLNALSICRGLLRSGFKINDDISVAAWLSHNKQSPALIRALWEPLCLAVLNTPLHNASVQVFLRVLQDAFTRSRSDSDLLLSRVDLGNTFPEPARRFIEQHGGTVKLNHRVKELTVQNNAVRNVSVNDHEIAADHVILAIPPNACQRLMEPHPTLHGIAQRLAEISHEPICTVYLQYPPQTRLDMPMIGLLDSTTQWVFDRALYGQPGLMAVVISGPGPHMEMSKSELSAHVASELARIFPHWATPEHGPKHSLVIREKYATFACRPGINILRPGAATSVRGCWLAGDHTDTGYPATLEGAVRSGVECARRIIYC